One genomic region from Frateuria soli encodes:
- a CDS encoding putative bifunctional diguanylate cyclase/phosphodiesterase, giving the protein MPRLPSLPRRLLPLAWGLAAVIGLILAFTWGTLKVQVALAGFLNGESIWSKAQKQAVMDLRDYAASGDAADLAAYRRNYEILRIDRWTRDTVLSGNYDRDAVAHALLQVNTMQSAVPGVIFMLDHFASGPYMKEALAAWRSVDRQVDQMDAIAHELEAAHARGAMDRTSVARQQARIRALNDFIEPRAKVFSQEVAQGAVWMGRVLYSAIFGATCLATLLWLWMARRVLVGMRRTEERYRLLFDRAADAIVMVDERGGAILDANHKATEWTGRGRHELVGTPFAELFERGQPRGEGITQGMLHGGEGPARPVETQSSLVHWGERAVRQAIVRDISERISLEQERRIAAEALASIAEGVILADADRRVLSVNAAHVAITGLSLQDVQGRRFDETRRLPDGSPLPPSIWQALEAGGNWLGEVHSQRADGSVFPELLSISVIRDVEDRVQHYVAVFTNISTTKANQRRLEYLATHDPLTGLANRAEFERQCSLAIGTADREHGAVAVLFIDLDAFKVVNDSYSHAIGDRLLVHVAERISRDLGEHDVAGRIGGDEFTVLIGRLVSREQASTLAQRLLGILAEPMKVGEYEVALSASIGIAGYPLDGGDPVTLIANADAAMYAAKTQERNTYRFYSPMMQADARKRLALAAELRQALARGEFRLVYQPSVDLRNGKVVAVEALLRWRHPARGEVSPAEFIPMAEKLGLIRHVDEWVLQAVARQMRQWDEEGLPPIRVAVNISAGSYGAPHFVEDVRRWLVAEQVVPQRLLLEITEGAILRLGDEMERTMNALHALGVGVAIDDFGTGYSSMAYLKLPAIAFLKIDKSFVDGLPGSSHDAAIVEAMLALSKRLGLCAIAEGIETEAQHEFLLRAGCTEGQGYLYARALEVQEIERMLRPGQRPGSARLRLVPPVR; this is encoded by the coding sequence GTGCCTCGCTTGCCCTCGCTGCCCCGGCGTCTGTTGCCGTTGGCGTGGGGGCTTGCGGCCGTCATCGGGCTGATCCTCGCCTTCACCTGGGGTACGTTGAAGGTCCAGGTCGCTCTCGCCGGTTTCCTGAACGGCGAGAGCATCTGGTCCAAGGCGCAGAAGCAGGCCGTGATGGATCTGCGCGATTATGCCGCCAGCGGCGACGCGGCCGACCTGGCCGCCTATCGCCGCAACTACGAGATCCTGCGCATCGACCGATGGACGCGCGACACCGTGTTGTCCGGCAACTACGACCGCGACGCGGTCGCCCATGCGCTGCTGCAGGTCAACACCATGCAATCGGCGGTACCGGGCGTGATCTTCATGCTCGACCATTTCGCCTCGGGCCCCTACATGAAGGAGGCCCTTGCGGCCTGGCGGTCGGTCGACCGGCAGGTTGACCAGATGGACGCGATCGCCCACGAGCTGGAGGCCGCTCACGCGCGGGGCGCAATGGACCGCACCAGCGTTGCTCGCCAGCAGGCCCGCATCCGTGCCTTGAACGACTTCATCGAACCGCGCGCCAAGGTCTTCTCGCAGGAAGTGGCGCAAGGCGCCGTCTGGATGGGCCGTGTGCTGTATTCGGCCATCTTCGGTGCTACCTGCCTGGCGACGCTGCTGTGGCTGTGGATGGCGCGACGTGTGCTGGTGGGCATGCGCCGCACCGAAGAGCGTTACCGGCTGTTGTTCGATCGCGCGGCCGACGCCATCGTGATGGTCGACGAGCGCGGCGGCGCCATCCTGGACGCCAACCACAAGGCGACCGAATGGACCGGGCGCGGCCGTCACGAACTGGTCGGCACGCCCTTCGCCGAGCTGTTCGAGCGCGGCCAGCCGCGGGGGGAAGGCATCACCCAGGGCATGTTGCACGGCGGCGAGGGTCCGGCCCGTCCGGTGGAAACGCAGAGCAGCCTGGTCCACTGGGGCGAGCGCGCGGTCCGCCAGGCGATCGTGCGCGACATCTCCGAACGGATCAGCCTGGAACAGGAGCGGCGCATCGCCGCCGAAGCACTGGCGAGCATCGCCGAGGGCGTGATCCTGGCCGATGCGGATCGCCGGGTGCTTTCGGTCAACGCCGCGCACGTGGCGATCACCGGCCTGTCGCTGCAGGACGTGCAGGGGCGTCGTTTCGACGAAACCCGGCGGCTGCCCGACGGTTCCCCGTTGCCGCCTTCGATCTGGCAGGCCCTGGAAGCCGGCGGCAACTGGCTGGGCGAGGTTCACAGCCAGCGCGCCGATGGCAGCGTCTTTCCCGAACTGCTCAGCATCAGCGTGATCCGCGACGTCGAAGACCGCGTACAGCACTACGTGGCGGTGTTCACGAACATCAGCACCACCAAGGCGAACCAGCGCAGGCTGGAGTACCTGGCCACGCATGATCCGCTGACCGGTCTTGCCAATCGCGCCGAGTTCGAGCGCCAGTGTTCGCTGGCCATCGGCACCGCCGACCGCGAGCACGGCGCGGTGGCCGTGCTGTTCATCGACCTGGACGCCTTCAAGGTGGTCAACGACAGCTACAGCCACGCCATCGGCGATCGCCTGCTGGTGCACGTGGCCGAGCGGATCAGCCGCGACCTGGGCGAGCACGACGTGGCCGGGCGCATCGGTGGGGACGAGTTCACCGTGCTGATCGGCAGGCTGGTCTCGCGCGAGCAGGCCAGTACGCTGGCCCAGCGCCTGCTGGGCATACTCGCCGAACCGATGAAGGTGGGCGAGTACGAGGTGGCCCTGAGCGCCAGCATCGGCATCGCCGGTTATCCGCTCGACGGCGGCGATCCGGTCACGCTGATCGCCAATGCCGACGCCGCCATGTACGCGGCCAAGACGCAGGAACGCAACACCTACCGGTTCTACTCGCCGATGATGCAGGCCGATGCGCGCAAGCGTCTCGCGCTGGCGGCGGAACTGCGCCAGGCGCTCGCGCGCGGCGAGTTCCGGCTGGTCTATCAGCCGAGCGTGGACCTGCGCAATGGCAAGGTGGTGGCGGTCGAGGCGCTGCTGCGCTGGCGCCATCCGGCGCGTGGCGAGGTATCGCCTGCCGAGTTCATCCCGATGGCCGAGAAACTGGGCCTGATCCGCCACGTCGACGAATGGGTATTGCAGGCCGTCGCCCGGCAGATGCGCCAGTGGGACGAAGAGGGCCTGCCGCCGATCCGCGTGGCGGTGAATATTTCCGCCGGTTCCTACGGCGCCCCGCATTTCGTCGAGGACGTGCGCCGCTGGCTGGTGGCCGAGCAGGTCGTGCCGCAGCGCCTGCTGCTGGAAATCACCGAAGGCGCGATCCTGCGCCTGGGCGACGAGATGGAGCGGACCATGAACGCCCTGCATGCGCTGGGCGTGGGCGTGGCGATCGACGACTTCGGCACCGGCTACTCCTCGATGGCCTATCTCAAGTTGCCGGCGATTGCGTTCCTCAAGATCGACAAGAGTTTTGTCGACGGCCTGCCGGGCAGCTCGCACGACGCGGCCATCGTCGAGGCGATGCTGGCGTTGTCCAAGCGGCTAGGCCTGTGCGCCATTGCTGAAGGCATCGAGACCGAGGCGCAGCATGAGTTCCTGCTGCGCGCCGGTTGCACCGAAGGCCAGGGCTACCTGTACGCGCGGGCACTGGAAGTGCAGGAGATCGAGCGCATGCTGCGCCCCGGCCAGCGCCCGGGTTCGGCCAGGCTGCGGCTGGTGCCCCCGGTCCGCTGA
- the msrA gene encoding peptide-methionine (S)-S-oxide reductase MsrA, with product MSTRWFSLIPLAAALLAGCGASGAASADGVAHLPDPRLDPAPTRPGEQVAVFAGGCFWGVEAVFDHVRGVREAWSGYAGGAADTATYAQVSDGDTGHAESVKVVYDPAKVSYGQLLKVFFAVAHDPTQRNRQGPDVGSQYRSAVFYATPQQQRVAQAYIAQLTAAHAFTAPIATQVVPLKGFYPAEGYHQNFAALHPDNAYIVYNDAPKVAHLKQWLPALYRPREQRVQVRLH from the coding sequence ATGTCCACCCGATGGTTTTCCCTGATCCCACTGGCAGCCGCCCTGCTGGCCGGCTGCGGCGCGTCCGGAGCGGCGAGCGCCGACGGCGTGGCCCATCTGCCCGATCCGCGACTCGACCCCGCGCCAACTCGCCCCGGCGAACAGGTCGCGGTGTTCGCCGGCGGCTGTTTCTGGGGCGTCGAAGCGGTGTTCGACCACGTCCGCGGCGTGCGCGAGGCCTGGTCCGGCTACGCCGGCGGCGCGGCCGACACGGCCACTTACGCCCAGGTCAGCGACGGCGACACCGGGCACGCCGAGTCGGTCAAGGTGGTCTACGACCCGGCCAAGGTCAGCTATGGCCAGTTGCTGAAGGTGTTCTTCGCGGTCGCCCACGATCCCACCCAGCGCAATCGCCAGGGGCCGGACGTCGGCAGCCAGTACCGTTCGGCGGTGTTCTACGCCACGCCGCAGCAGCAGCGGGTCGCCCAGGCCTACATCGCCCAGCTCACCGCCGCGCACGCATTCACCGCACCGATCGCCACCCAGGTCGTGCCACTGAAGGGCTTCTATCCGGCCGAGGGCTACCACCAGAACTTCGCGGCCCTGCATCCGGACAACGCCTACATCGTCTACAACGACGCGCCCAAGGTGGCCCACCTGAAGCAGTGGCTGCCGGCGCTCTACCGCCCGCGGGAACAGAGGGTGCAGGTGCGCCTGCACTGA
- a CDS encoding RNA-binding S4 domain-containing protein: protein MQTLTFQLDRDYVELNQLLKLVGLCDSGGAGKVLVAGGEVHVDGQAELRKTCKIHAGQTVSLGDVEIHVF, encoded by the coding sequence ATGCAGACGCTCACCTTCCAGCTCGATCGCGATTACGTCGAGCTCAATCAGTTGCTCAAGCTCGTCGGGCTGTGCGACAGCGGCGGCGCCGGCAAGGTGCTGGTCGCCGGCGGCGAGGTCCATGTCGATGGACAGGCGGAGCTGCGCAAGACCTGCAAGATCCACGCGGGCCAGACCGTGAGCCTGGGCGACGTGGAAATCCACGTGTTCTGA
- a CDS encoding PRC-barrel domain-containing protein yields MTIQSTGYNAGNPNRAGMGTGPVLASSTLSGENVRNAAGEDLGEIKDLMIDTASGTIQYAVLSFGGWLGMGDKLFAVPWDAMRLDTENHCLVLDVSKDRLKDAPGFDQDNWPDFADSTFTNRISNYYH; encoded by the coding sequence ATGACCATCCAATCGACCGGCTACAACGCAGGCAACCCCAACCGCGCAGGCATGGGCACCGGCCCGGTGCTGGCCTCGAGCACGCTCAGCGGCGAGAACGTGCGCAACGCCGCGGGAGAGGATCTGGGCGAGATCAAGGACCTGATGATCGACACCGCCAGCGGCACCATCCAGTACGCCGTGCTGTCCTTCGGCGGCTGGCTCGGCATGGGCGACAAGCTGTTCGCGGTGCCATGGGACGCGATGCGGCTGGATACCGAGAACCACTGCCTGGTGCTGGACGTTTCCAAGGACCGCCTGAAGGATGCCCCGGGATTCGACCAGGACAACTGGCCCGATTTTGCCGATTCGACGTTCACCAACCGCATCAGCAACTACTACCACTAA
- a CDS encoding DUF72 domain-containing protein, which produces MAPTRTASPQASIRVGIGGWTFAPWRNNFYPAGLVQRRELEYASRHLRAIEINGTFYGAQKPATYAKWAAETPAGFVFALKAPRYVVESRKLAAAGKGIEAFVFGGIAEMGDRLGPINWQLGPSRPFDEDDIAGFLDALPRELDGRPLRHVLEVRHRSFASERYVELARSHGVPTVFTDATKYPSFADLTGDFVYARLMRSAPDEPDGYPSPALDAWADQARAWAQGKDTDGLPHAGELQPPASARDVFIFFISSAKERNPAAAMALQARVDAA; this is translated from the coding sequence ATGGCACCCACCCGCACCGCATCGCCCCAGGCGTCGATCCGCGTCGGCATCGGCGGCTGGACCTTCGCGCCCTGGCGCAACAATTTCTATCCCGCCGGCCTGGTGCAGCGACGCGAACTGGAGTACGCCAGCCGCCACCTGCGTGCGATCGAGATCAACGGCACGTTCTACGGCGCGCAGAAGCCGGCCACCTACGCCAAGTGGGCGGCGGAGACACCCGCGGGCTTCGTGTTCGCGCTGAAGGCGCCGCGCTACGTAGTGGAGAGCCGGAAACTCGCCGCCGCCGGCAAGGGTATCGAGGCCTTCGTGTTTGGCGGCATCGCGGAGATGGGCGACCGGCTGGGGCCGATCAACTGGCAATTGGGCCCCTCGCGGCCGTTCGACGAAGACGACATCGCCGGCTTCCTCGATGCCCTGCCGCGCGAGCTCGACGGCCGGCCGCTGCGCCATGTACTGGAAGTGCGCCACCGCAGCTTCGCGAGCGAGCGCTATGTGGAGCTCGCCCGCTCACATGGCGTGCCCACGGTGTTCACCGACGCGACGAAGTATCCCTCGTTCGCCGACCTCACCGGCGATTTCGTCTATGCGCGTCTGATGCGCAGCGCGCCGGACGAGCCGGACGGCTATCCGTCCCCGGCACTGGATGCCTGGGCCGATCAGGCACGCGCCTGGGCACAGGGCAAGGACACTGACGGCCTGCCGCATGCCGGCGAACTGCAACCGCCCGCGTCGGCACGGGACGTGTTCATCTTCTTCATCAGCAGTGCGAAGGAGCGCAACCCGGCGGCGGCGATGGCCCTGCAGGCGCGCGTGGACGCGGCCTGA